A single region of the Leptothrix cholodnii SP-6 genome encodes:
- a CDS encoding acyltransferase produces the protein MNHWQHESAIVDPGAQLGEGTKVWHFSHVCPGARIGDNCSLGQNVFIANDVSIGHGVKIQNNVSVYDAVTLEDDVFVGPSVVFTNVYNPRAAVSRKSEYLQTRVKRGATLGANCTIVCGTTIGEYAFVGAGAVITRDVPAYALMAGVPARRIGWMSRNGERLGLPVHGEDEAVCPVTGERYRLRGDVVTRVSTS, from the coding sequence ATGAACCACTGGCAACACGAATCAGCCATCGTCGACCCCGGCGCACAGCTGGGCGAGGGCACCAAGGTCTGGCACTTCAGCCACGTCTGCCCGGGCGCGCGCATCGGCGACAACTGCTCGCTGGGCCAGAACGTCTTCATCGCCAACGACGTGTCGATCGGCCACGGCGTGAAGATCCAGAACAACGTCTCGGTCTACGACGCGGTGACGCTCGAAGACGACGTGTTCGTCGGCCCGAGCGTGGTCTTCACCAACGTCTACAACCCGCGTGCGGCGGTGTCGCGCAAGAGCGAGTACCTGCAAACGCGGGTCAAGCGCGGCGCCACGCTGGGCGCCAACTGCACCATCGTCTGCGGCACCACGATCGGCGAATACGCCTTCGTCGGCGCCGGCGCAGTGATCACGCGCGACGTGCCCGCCTACGCCCTGATGGCCGGCGTGCCCGCGCGGCGCATCGGCTGGATGAGCCGCAACGGCGAGCGGCTCGGGTTGCCGGTGCATGGCGAGGACGAGGCGGTGTGCCCGGTGACGGGGGAGCGGTATCGGTTGCGGGGGGATGTGGTGACGCGGGTCTCCACATCATGA
- a CDS encoding AAA family ATPase translates to MTEAEPVPTIAKAEPRRVDGLPRLQVEQMGPIQHADVTFGDLTVIVGPQATGKSLFLQTLKLLIDRDQIHETFRHHSMNFSGRADAFLDGYYGRGMAGAWNVEQSRLVWNGKRVQLPEYASPTKSPKSKVMHERLFYIPAQRVMSLPGGVSQNFGQFNYGDPYALRVFSDAVHDLIQNEFGAKGELFPAANRLNATLREPINAHLFGGNKLVIDDSDFTKRLALAVPGQSKPLGFLSWSAGQREFAPMLMGLYWLCAVRHPQRMSGRTQAEIIEWVVIEEPEMGLHPQGISAVLLMVLELLRRGYRVVISTHSPVVLELVWALQEFKKLGADESDVRRLFDLKASAPAKDLGRVALGKDYRVYHFDRQHAVRDISNLSPGAEAIAESEWGGITGFSSRVNEVIAAAVNRADARTRLPH, encoded by the coding sequence ATGACTGAGGCAGAACCCGTGCCTACGATTGCCAAAGCCGAGCCACGCCGCGTCGACGGATTGCCGCGGCTTCAGGTCGAGCAGATGGGACCGATCCAGCATGCGGACGTGACTTTCGGTGATCTGACCGTCATCGTCGGTCCGCAGGCCACCGGGAAAAGCCTATTTTTGCAGACGCTCAAGCTGCTGATCGACCGGGACCAGATTCATGAGACCTTTCGCCACCACAGCATGAATTTCAGTGGGCGTGCCGATGCCTTTTTGGATGGCTATTACGGCCGTGGCATGGCGGGTGCGTGGAATGTCGAACAGTCGCGTTTGGTCTGGAACGGCAAACGCGTCCAACTTCCCGAGTACGCATCGCCGACCAAATCACCTAAGAGCAAGGTGATGCATGAACGTTTGTTCTACATCCCGGCTCAACGTGTCATGAGCCTCCCAGGAGGGGTCTCTCAGAACTTCGGCCAGTTCAACTATGGCGATCCGTACGCGCTGCGGGTTTTCAGCGATGCCGTCCATGATCTGATTCAGAACGAGTTTGGCGCGAAAGGCGAGTTGTTCCCCGCCGCCAATCGTCTTAATGCCACCTTGCGTGAGCCGATCAATGCACATCTGTTCGGCGGCAACAAGCTGGTTATCGACGATTCGGATTTCACCAAGCGTTTGGCGCTGGCGGTTCCCGGACAGTCGAAGCCGCTGGGATTCTTGTCGTGGTCCGCGGGACAACGAGAATTCGCACCGATGCTGATGGGGCTGTACTGGCTGTGTGCGGTAAGGCACCCACAGCGCATGTCCGGGAGGACCCAGGCCGAAATCATCGAATGGGTCGTGATCGAGGAACCCGAGATGGGCCTGCATCCGCAAGGCATCTCAGCCGTGTTGCTGATGGTGCTGGAGTTGCTGCGGAGAGGCTACCGGGTCGTGATCTCGACGCATTCGCCCGTGGTGCTGGAATTGGTCTGGGCGCTGCAGGAGTTCAAGAAACTTGGCGCGGATGAATCCGATGTCCGCAGACTGTTCGATCTGAAAGCCTCCGCCCCTGCCAAGGATTTGGGCAGGGTCGCGTTGGGCAAGGACTACCGGGTCTACCACTTCGACCGACAGCACGCAGTCCGCGACATCTCGAACCTGAGCCCTGGCGCCGAGGCGATCGCAGAATCCGAGTGGGGCGGCATCACTGGTTTCTCGTCACGTGTCAACGAAGTCATCGCAGCGGCGGTGAACCGTGCCGACGCTCGCACAAGGTTGCCACACTGA
- a CDS encoding RidA family protein encodes MKHDPDTLFAQFAERIGYLIDPGIKVGGNYTAVVADGDQVFVSGQTPRVGDRMAYTGRVGAEVALADAQRAAQICALRALTLLQRELGTLSRVRKILRVNVFVQCSAEFTQISEVGDGASEVFATVLGPAGLHTRTSVGVFALPKNAAVEIDLIAAAQPFNA; translated from the coding sequence ATGAAACACGATCCGGACACCCTCTTCGCCCAATTCGCCGAACGCATCGGCTACCTGATCGACCCCGGGATCAAGGTCGGCGGCAACTACACCGCGGTCGTCGCCGATGGCGATCAGGTGTTCGTCAGCGGCCAGACGCCGCGGGTGGGCGATCGCATGGCCTATACCGGCCGGGTAGGCGCCGAGGTGGCGCTGGCCGATGCGCAGCGCGCGGCGCAGATCTGCGCCCTGCGCGCGCTGACCCTGCTGCAGCGCGAGCTGGGCACGCTGTCGCGGGTGCGCAAGATCCTGCGCGTCAACGTGTTCGTGCAGTGCAGCGCCGAGTTCACCCAGATCAGCGAAGTAGGCGACGGCGCCTCGGAGGTGTTCGCCACCGTGCTGGGCCCGGCCGGCCTGCACACGCGCACCTCGGTGGGCGTGTTCGCGCTGCCCAAGAACGCCGCGGTCGAGATCGACCTGATCGCCGCCGCGCAGCCGTTCAACGCCTGA
- a CDS encoding Bug family tripartite tricarboxylate transporter substrate binding protein, with product MTQPASPRTPRNPTRRQALALGLAAAAAPFTPARADTAKPIRLLVGFPPGGGTDAIARLLAERLKDELGTQVLVENKPGAGGQLAAQTLKASPADGSTFFLSHDHTITILPLVVKTPGFEPARDFVPVAGFATFVNALAVSGGTPARSLAEYVAWVKTQGGGKGAVGVPAPASVPEFLVKVIGEKYQLDLISAPYRGSAPMITDMLGNQIAAGVGSIPDFIENHKAGKIRVVAVLGGARQPALPDVPTFAELGLAGFEDVPYYGVFAPAGTPKANLDAFSAALGRVIAQREVHDRLTAMGLSVGLTSGTQLGAREQAYAKVWQRIIAASGFKPQ from the coding sequence ATGACCCAGCCCGCCTCGCCACGCACCCCGCGCAACCCCACCCGCCGGCAGGCGCTCGCCCTCGGCCTGGCCGCTGCGGCAGCGCCGTTCACGCCGGCCCGGGCCGATACGGCCAAACCGATCCGGCTGCTGGTGGGTTTCCCGCCCGGCGGCGGCACCGACGCGATCGCGCGGCTGCTGGCCGAGCGGCTGAAGGACGAGCTCGGCACGCAGGTGCTGGTCGAGAACAAGCCCGGTGCCGGTGGACAGCTGGCCGCGCAGACCTTGAAGGCGTCGCCGGCCGACGGCAGCACGTTCTTCCTGTCGCACGACCACACCATCACGATCCTGCCGCTGGTGGTGAAGACGCCGGGCTTCGAGCCGGCGCGCGATTTCGTGCCGGTGGCGGGTTTTGCCACCTTCGTCAATGCGCTGGCGGTCTCGGGCGGCACGCCTGCGCGCAGCCTGGCCGAGTACGTGGCGTGGGTGAAGACCCAGGGCGGCGGCAAGGGCGCGGTGGGCGTGCCGGCGCCGGCGTCGGTGCCGGAGTTCCTCGTCAAGGTGATCGGCGAGAAGTACCAGCTCGACCTGATCTCGGCGCCCTACCGCGGCAGCGCGCCGATGATCACCGACATGCTCGGAAACCAGATCGCCGCCGGCGTCGGCTCGATCCCCGATTTCATCGAGAACCACAAGGCCGGCAAGATCCGCGTGGTGGCGGTGCTGGGCGGCGCACGCCAGCCGGCGCTGCCGGACGTGCCGACCTTTGCCGAGCTCGGCCTGGCGGGCTTCGAGGACGTGCCGTATTACGGCGTGTTCGCGCCCGCCGGCACGCCCAAGGCGAACCTCGACGCCTTCTCGGCCGCGCTCGGCCGCGTCATCGCCCAGCGCGAGGTGCACGACCGCCTGACCGCGATGGGCCTGAGCGTCGGACTGACGAGCGGCACCCAGCTCGGCGCGCGTGAGCAGGCGTATGCGAAGGTATGGCAGCGCATCATCGCGGCCAGCGGTTTCAAGCCGCAGTGA
- a CDS encoding Gfo/Idh/MocA family protein encodes MPADLPITDRKIKFALVGCGRIAKNHFASLAQHGERAELVAVCDNQPAALAAAVAATGAQGFASLDALLAGSDADIVVLTTPSGLHSRQAIRVAAAGRHVLSEKPMATKWDEGMAMVQACRDAGVKLFVVKQNRLNATMQLLKKAIDAKRFGRIHMVTVNVFWTRPQSYYDEAPWRGRWDMDGGAFMNQASHYVDMVDWLVGPVDNVHAYTATQARDIEAEDSGIMSLRLRAGGLASIAVTMLTYPKNLEGSITVLGERGTVRIGGVAINDIQHWEFDEPRPEDAEVKAASYATTSVYGFGHPLYYDNVINTLRGEAHAEVDGYSGLRSLEVLIAGYRSARDGVRVGLPLVF; translated from the coding sequence ATGCCAGCCGATCTGCCCATCACCGACCGAAAAATCAAGTTCGCGCTGGTGGGCTGCGGTCGCATCGCCAAGAATCACTTCGCCTCGCTGGCCCAGCACGGCGAGCGCGCCGAACTGGTCGCGGTGTGCGACAACCAGCCCGCCGCACTCGCTGCCGCCGTCGCCGCCACCGGCGCGCAAGGGTTCGCGTCGCTCGATGCGCTGCTCGCCGGATCGGACGCCGACATCGTCGTGCTGACCACGCCCAGCGGCCTGCACTCGCGCCAGGCCATCCGCGTCGCCGCCGCCGGCCGTCACGTGCTGAGCGAGAAGCCGATGGCGACCAAGTGGGACGAGGGCATGGCGATGGTGCAGGCCTGCCGCGACGCGGGCGTCAAGCTGTTCGTCGTCAAGCAGAACCGCCTGAACGCGACCATGCAGCTGCTGAAGAAGGCGATCGACGCCAAGCGCTTCGGCCGCATCCACATGGTCACGGTCAACGTCTTCTGGACCCGCCCGCAAAGCTATTACGACGAGGCGCCGTGGCGCGGCCGCTGGGACATGGACGGTGGTGCCTTCATGAACCAGGCCAGCCACTACGTCGACATGGTCGACTGGCTGGTCGGCCCGGTCGACAACGTGCACGCCTACACCGCCACCCAGGCGCGCGACATCGAGGCCGAAGACAGCGGCATCATGAGCCTGCGCCTGCGTGCCGGCGGCCTGGCGAGCATCGCGGTGACGATGCTGACCTACCCGAAGAACCTCGAAGGTTCGATCACCGTGCTGGGCGAACGCGGCACCGTGCGCATCGGCGGCGTGGCGATCAACGACATCCAGCACTGGGAATTCGACGAGCCGCGCCCCGAAGACGCCGAGGTCAAGGCGGCGAGCTACGCCACCACCTCGGTCTACGGCTTCGGCCACCCGCTCTATTACGACAATGTCATCAACACCCTGCGCGGCGAGGCGCATGCCGAGGTCGACGGCTACTCCGGCCTGCGCTCGCTGGAGGTGCTGATCGCCGGCTACCGCAGCGCGCGTGACGGCGTGCGGGTCGGCCTGCCGCTGGTGTTCTGA
- a CDS encoding DUF6152 family protein has protein sequence MSHTPADLPRRLWLRSLSGAALAAALALPAVAHHGWSWAEDGNSELRGEIVAAKLGNPHGELTLNVDGVRWIVEVGQPWRHERIGLKDEMLVKGVTLSVAGHRHADPKKKVFKAERVFIDGQKFDLYPDRD, from the coding sequence ATGTCACACACACCGGCCGATCTGCCGCGCCGTCTCTGGCTTCGATCCCTGAGCGGCGCCGCGCTCGCCGCCGCGCTGGCGCTGCCGGCTGTGGCGCATCACGGCTGGTCGTGGGCCGAAGACGGCAACTCCGAACTGCGCGGCGAGATCGTCGCCGCCAAGCTGGGCAACCCGCATGGCGAGCTGACGCTGAACGTCGACGGCGTGCGGTGGATCGTCGAGGTCGGCCAGCCCTGGCGCCACGAGCGCATCGGGCTCAAGGACGAGATGCTCGTCAAGGGCGTGACGCTCAGCGTCGCCGGCCACCGCCACGCCGACCCGAAGAAGAAGGTGTTCAAGGCCGAACGCGTGTTCATCGACGGCCAGAAGTTCGACCTCTACCCCGATCGCGACTGA
- the lysS gene encoding lysine--tRNA ligase — protein sequence MSHPTPHHAAAPVAADENQLMAERREKLAVMRQQHREAGTAVFPNDFKPTDHATDLHRLHEGKDNEALEAAPITACVAGRMMLKRVMGKACFATLQDGSADGNPRIQLYITQDNVGAELLAAFKHWDLGDILGATGTLFRTKSGELSIKVTGLRLLTKSLRPMPDKHHGMTDQEQKYRQRYVDLMTDDSARERFRARSKAVASIRGFMLEHQFLEVETPMLHPIPGGANAKPFVTHHNALDQEMFLRIAPELYLKRLVVGGFERVFEINRNFRNEGISVRHNPEFTMMEFYAAYWNHHDLMDFTEQLLRHAATQATGSARVSYAGKPVHLDEPFARLSVRDSLVVHAGLTEAEADDAAVIHAKLTSLGEEPPKHWKLAALQFGLFEAVVEEKLWQPTFIIDYPVEVSPLARASDANPSITERFELFITGREFGNGFSELNDAEDQAARFQSQVANKDAGDEEAMFYDADFIRALEYGMPPTGGCGIGIDRLMMLLTDSVSIRDVVLFPALRREG from the coding sequence ATGAGCCACCCGACTCCCCATCACGCCGCAGCCCCCGTCGCGGCCGACGAAAACCAGCTCATGGCCGAACGCCGCGAAAAACTCGCCGTGATGCGCCAGCAGCACCGCGAGGCCGGCACCGCGGTCTTCCCGAACGACTTCAAGCCCACCGACCACGCCACCGACCTGCACCGCCTGCATGAAGGCAAGGACAACGAGGCGCTCGAAGCCGCGCCGATCACCGCCTGCGTGGCCGGCCGCATGATGCTCAAGCGCGTGATGGGCAAGGCCTGTTTCGCCACGCTGCAGGACGGCTCGGCCGACGGCAACCCGCGCATCCAGCTCTACATCACGCAGGACAACGTCGGTGCCGAACTGCTGGCCGCCTTCAAGCACTGGGACCTGGGCGACATCCTGGGTGCCACCGGCACGCTGTTTCGCACCAAGAGCGGCGAGCTGTCGATCAAGGTGACCGGCCTGCGCCTGCTCACCAAGAGCCTGCGGCCGATGCCCGACAAGCACCACGGCATGACCGACCAGGAGCAGAAGTACCGCCAGCGCTACGTCGACCTGATGACCGACGACAGCGCGCGCGAGCGTTTCCGCGCCCGCAGCAAGGCGGTGGCGAGCATCCGCGGCTTCATGCTGGAGCACCAGTTCCTGGAGGTCGAGACGCCGATGCTGCACCCGATCCCGGGTGGCGCGAACGCAAAGCCGTTTGTCACGCACCACAACGCGCTCGACCAGGAGATGTTCCTGCGCATCGCGCCCGAGCTGTACCTCAAGCGCTTGGTGGTGGGCGGTTTCGAGCGCGTGTTCGAGATCAACCGCAACTTCCGCAACGAAGGCATCTCGGTTCGGCACAACCCCGAATTCACGATGATGGAGTTCTACGCGGCGTACTGGAATCACCACGACCTGATGGACTTCACCGAGCAGCTGCTGCGCCACGCCGCCACGCAGGCCACCGGCTCGGCGCGGGTCAGCTACGCCGGCAAGCCGGTGCATCTGGACGAGCCGTTCGCGCGGCTGTCGGTGCGTGATTCGCTGGTGGTGCATGCCGGTCTCACCGAAGCCGAAGCCGACGATGCCGCGGTGATCCACGCCAAGCTGACCTCGCTCGGTGAAGAGCCGCCCAAGCACTGGAAGCTGGCGGCGCTGCAGTTCGGCCTGTTCGAGGCGGTGGTCGAAGAGAAGCTCTGGCAGCCGACATTCATCATCGACTACCCGGTCGAGGTGTCGCCGCTGGCGCGCGCATCCGACGCCAACCCGTCGATCACCGAGCGCTTCGAGCTGTTCATCACCGGCCGCGAATTCGGCAACGGCTTCAGCGAGCTGAACGACGCCGAGGACCAGGCCGCGCGCTTCCAGAGCCAGGTCGCCAACAAGGACGCCGGCGATGAAGAGGCGATGTTCTACGACGCCGACTTCATCCGCGCGCTCGAATACGGCATGCCCCCGACGGGCGGCTGCGGCATCGGCATCGACCGGCTGATGATGCTGCTGACCGACAGCGTGAGCATCCGCGACGTGGTGCTGTTCCCGGCGCTGCGGCGCGAGGGCTGA